The Triticum aestivum cultivar Chinese Spring chromosome 3A, IWGSC CS RefSeq v2.1, whole genome shotgun sequence genome includes a region encoding these proteins:
- the LOC123062291 gene encoding probable nucleoredoxin 2 isoform X2, with amino-acid sequence MEEADGSERGGIRSALPLGSLIAPSGDEVELPELEGKVIGLYFAANWYPKCEAFTPALAAAYQQLRARGAGFEVVFVSCDEDGPSFERFHRAMPWPAVPFGDLPCKKSLSDMFQVEGIPRLVVLAPGGAEVVCPDAVELVHRYGDPAFPFTPARVAELEADERSKFASQTLEKLFSVGHVKNGSNEQVPIASLVGKTVGLYFSAHGCEPCVKFTARLAAIYGNLKGRSQEFEVVYIPMDKDEDGYERSRGDMPWLALPYDGAPSRELARYFDVREIPTLVVIGPDGKTVTRDGRNLVNLYFDMAFPFTEEQVRLLQELEDEQAKGYAPSLRHAGHRHELSVVSEKSGGGPYVCCECDEQGLGWAYQCIACGYEIHLRCGRDAEDGGAVGAGQ; translated from the exons ATGGAAGAAGCAGACGGGAGTGAAAGAGGAGGCATCCGCTCCGCGCTGCCTCTGGGCTCGCTCATCGCTCCTTCCGGGGACGAG GTGGAGCTCCCGGAGCTAGAGGGCAAGGTCATCGGCCTGTACTTCGCGGCGAACTGGTACCCCAAGTGCGAGGCCTTCACGCCGGCGCTGGCCGCCGCGTACCAGCAGCTCAGGGCgcgcggcgccggcttcgaggtcGTCTTCGTGTCGTGCGATGAGGACGGGCCGTCCTTCGAGCGCTTCCACCGCGCCATGCCGTGGCCCGCCGTGCCCTTCGGCGACCTCCCGTGCAAGAAGAGCCTCAGCGACATGTTCCAGGTCGAGGGCATCCCGCGCCTCGTGGTGCTCGCCCCGGGCGGCGCCGAGGTCGTCTGCCCCGACGCCGTCGAGCTCGTGCACCGCTACGGCGACCCGGCGTTCCCGTTCACGCCGGCCAGGGTGGCGGAGCTGGAGGCCGACGAGCGGAGCAAGTTCGCCTCCCAGACGCTCGAGAAGCTCTTCTCCGTCGGCCACGTCAAGAACGGCAGCAATGAACAG GTTCCCATCGCGAGCCTGGTGGGGAAGACGGTGGGGCTCTACTTCTCGGCGCACGGGTGCGAGCCGTGCGTCAAGTTCACCGCGAGGCTGGCCGCCATCTACGGCAACCTGAAGGGCAGGTCGCAGGAATTCGAGGTGGTGTACATCCCCATGGACAAGGACGAGGACGGGTACGAGCGGTCGCGCGGCGACATGCCGTGGCTGGCGCTGCCGTACGACGGCGCGCCGTCGCGGGAGCTGGCCAGGTACTTCGACGTGCGGGAGATCCCGACGCTGGTGGTGATCGGGCCGGACGGCAAGACGGTGACCAGGGACGGGAGGAACCTGGTGAACCTCTACTTCGACATGGCGTTCCCGTTCACGGAGGAGCAGGTGAGGCTGCTGCAGGAGCTGGAGGACGAGCAGGCCAAGGGGTACGCGCCGTCGCTGCGCCACGCCGGGCACCGGCACGAGCTGAGCGTCGTCTCGGAGAAGTCGGGCGGAGGGCCGTACGTCTGCTGCGAGTGCGACGAGCAGGGGCTCGGCTGGGCGTACCAGTGCATCGCCTGCGGCTACGAGATACACCTCCGGTGCGGCCGGGACGCGGAAGACGGCGGCGCCGTGGGAGCTGGTCAGTAG
- the LOC123062291 gene encoding uncharacterized protein isoform X3 has protein sequence MPWPAVPFGDLPCKKSLSDMFQVEGIPRLVVLAPGGAEVVCPDAVELVHRYGDPAFPFTPARVAELEADERSKFASQTLEKLFSVGHVKNGSNEQLLASPWLRAAGSHREPGGEDGGALLLGARVRAVRQVHREAGRHLRQPEGQVAGIRGGVHPHGQGRGRVRAVARRHAVAGAAVRRRAVAGAGQVLRRAGDPDAGGDRAGRQDGDQGREEPGEPLLRHGVPVHGGAGEAAAGAGGRAGQGVRAVAAPRRAPARAERRLGEVGRRAVRLLRVRRAGARLGVPVHRLRLRDTPPVRPGRGRRRRRGSWSVGRSTGQSYIPLN, from the exons ATGCCGTGGCCCGCCGTGCCCTTCGGCGACCTCCCGTGCAAGAAGAGCCTCAGCGACATGTTCCAGGTCGAGGGCATCCCGCGCCTCGTGGTGCTCGCCCCGGGCGGCGCCGAGGTCGTCTGCCCCGACGCCGTCGAGCTCGTGCACCGCTACGGCGACCCGGCGTTCCCGTTCACGCCGGCCAGGGTGGCGGAGCTGGAGGCCGACGAGCGGAGCAAGTTCGCCTCCCAGACGCTCGAGAAGCTCTTCTCCGTCGGCCACGTCAAGAACGGCAGCAATGAACAG CTGCTGGCCTCACCGTGGCTAAGGGCTGCAGGTTCCCATCGCGAGCCTGGTGGGGAAGACGGTGGGGCTCTACTTCTCGGCGCACGGGTGCGAGCCGTGCGTCAAGTTCACCGCGAGGCTGGCCGCCATCTACGGCAACCTGAAGGGCAGGTCGCAGGAATTCGAGGTGGTGTACATCCCCATGGACAAGGACGAGGACGGGTACGAGCGGTCGCGCGGCGACATGCCGTGGCTGGCGCTGCCGTACGACGGCGCGCCGTCGCGGGAGCTGGCCAGGTACTTCGACGTGCGGGAGATCCCGACGCTGGTGGTGATCGGGCCGGACGGCAAGACGGTGACCAGGGACGGGAGGAACCTGGTGAACCTCTACTTCGACATGGCGTTCCCGTTCACGGAGGAGCAGGTGAGGCTGCTGCAGGAGCTGGAGGACGAGCAGGCCAAGGGGTACGCGCCGTCGCTGCGCCACGCCGGGCACCGGCACGAGCTGAGCGTCGTCTCGGAGAAGTCGGGCGGAGGGCCGTACGTCTGCTGCGAGTGCGACGAGCAGGGGCTCGGCTGGGCGTACCAGTGCATCGCCTGCGGCTACGAGATACACCTCCGGTGCGGCCGGGACGCGGAAGACGGCGGCGCCGTGGGAGCTGGTCAGTAGGCCGGAGTACGGGACAGTCTTATATACCATTAAACTGA
- the LOC123062291 gene encoding uncharacterized protein isoform X1 gives MEEADGSERGGIRSALPLGSLIAPSGDEVELPELEGKVIGLYFAANWYPKCEAFTPALAAAYQQLRARGAGFEVVFVSCDEDGPSFERFHRAMPWPAVPFGDLPCKKSLSDMFQVEGIPRLVVLAPGGAEVVCPDAVELVHRYGDPAFPFTPARVAELEADERSKFASQTLEKLFSVGHVKNGSNEQLLASPWLRAAGSHREPGGEDGGALLLGARVRAVRQVHREAGRHLRQPEGQVAGIRGGVHPHGQGRGRVRAVARRHAVAGAAVRRRAVAGAGQVLRRAGDPDAGGDRAGRQDGDQGREEPGEPLLRHGVPVHGGAGEAAAGAGGRAGQGVRAVAAPRRAPARAERRLGEVGRRAVRLLRVRRAGARLGVPVHRLRLRDTPPVRPGRGRRRRRGSWSVGRSTGQSYIPLN, from the exons ATGGAAGAAGCAGACGGGAGTGAAAGAGGAGGCATCCGCTCCGCGCTGCCTCTGGGCTCGCTCATCGCTCCTTCCGGGGACGAG GTGGAGCTCCCGGAGCTAGAGGGCAAGGTCATCGGCCTGTACTTCGCGGCGAACTGGTACCCCAAGTGCGAGGCCTTCACGCCGGCGCTGGCCGCCGCGTACCAGCAGCTCAGGGCgcgcggcgccggcttcgaggtcGTCTTCGTGTCGTGCGATGAGGACGGGCCGTCCTTCGAGCGCTTCCACCGCGCCATGCCGTGGCCCGCCGTGCCCTTCGGCGACCTCCCGTGCAAGAAGAGCCTCAGCGACATGTTCCAGGTCGAGGGCATCCCGCGCCTCGTGGTGCTCGCCCCGGGCGGCGCCGAGGTCGTCTGCCCCGACGCCGTCGAGCTCGTGCACCGCTACGGCGACCCGGCGTTCCCGTTCACGCCGGCCAGGGTGGCGGAGCTGGAGGCCGACGAGCGGAGCAAGTTCGCCTCCCAGACGCTCGAGAAGCTCTTCTCCGTCGGCCACGTCAAGAACGGCAGCAATGAACAG CTGCTGGCCTCACCGTGGCTAAGGGCTGCAGGTTCCCATCGCGAGCCTGGTGGGGAAGACGGTGGGGCTCTACTTCTCGGCGCACGGGTGCGAGCCGTGCGTCAAGTTCACCGCGAGGCTGGCCGCCATCTACGGCAACCTGAAGGGCAGGTCGCAGGAATTCGAGGTGGTGTACATCCCCATGGACAAGGACGAGGACGGGTACGAGCGGTCGCGCGGCGACATGCCGTGGCTGGCGCTGCCGTACGACGGCGCGCCGTCGCGGGAGCTGGCCAGGTACTTCGACGTGCGGGAGATCCCGACGCTGGTGGTGATCGGGCCGGACGGCAAGACGGTGACCAGGGACGGGAGGAACCTGGTGAACCTCTACTTCGACATGGCGTTCCCGTTCACGGAGGAGCAGGTGAGGCTGCTGCAGGAGCTGGAGGACGAGCAGGCCAAGGGGTACGCGCCGTCGCTGCGCCACGCCGGGCACCGGCACGAGCTGAGCGTCGTCTCGGAGAAGTCGGGCGGAGGGCCGTACGTCTGCTGCGAGTGCGACGAGCAGGGGCTCGGCTGGGCGTACCAGTGCATCGCCTGCGGCTACGAGATACACCTCCGGTGCGGCCGGGACGCGGAAGACGGCGGCGCCGTGGGAGCTGGTCAGTAGGCCGGAGTACGGGACAGTCTTATATACCATTAAACTGA